CGCCGAAACCGATTCGGCTCACACTCGACGACGGCACCGAGGCAGTTTTTCAGATGTCGTCGACCCAGTTTTTCCAACAGGAGTTTCAGGCCGAAGCGACCCGCGAAGACGACGACGCCGACTACCGACTCGTTTCAAGCGAGGACAACGAGTCAATTTTGGTCGGCCGCAGTGGCGCAGATGAGGACGGGTGGTCGATGATCGGCTCGGTCATCGAGGCCGAAGCCGCCGAGTAGTCGGTGGCTACTGCCTGTGGGAGCCGGATATCACGAACACAAACAGTGGCTGAGGTGGGTCGGTTCCAGTCAGTGTTTGTTGACGGCTTCGACGAGGTTGAACGCACAGGTGATCTTCTTCTGTGCGGTCGACAAATGGTCGTTGAGCAGGGTTTCGGAGATACCAAGCAGTTCCGACGCCGTTGTGCTGTCGACGCCCGAGATCCGACAGAGAGCGTATGCCTCTTCCTGTCTCAGCGTGAGGATGCGAACGTCCCGAAACGAGGCGACGTTCCGGAGGAACTCGCCGAGTTGGTTCAGTGTCCACACACTGCCGTCACGTTCGGTTCGGTGAATGTACTCGCCGACAGTCTCCTCGGAGAGCCGGTAGGTTTCGGCGTCGTCCGGCGCGGTCTCCGGCGCCTCGGTTTCGATGATCAGGTTCTTCGGGACGTACCAGTAGACCTCCCTTTCGTTTTGCGAGCCGATCCGGAGTGCGCCCGCAAACTCGCCACTCTCGATCCGTTCTGGAGCCGATAGCTCGGGGCCTCGCTCAGCCATACGACAACCAATAGACAATCAGATTATAAATATGTATCATACATTCGTGCAACGAGAAACTACTCCGATTGGGCGTCGACGACGGCCATACCGGCGATATTCGCCGTAGGTCCCATCGAGAATGTCCTCGACGACAGCCTTGGCGGTGTCCTGTAGGCCTGATCCGGGTCGACGGCGATATCCCGACAGGGAGCACCGACGCCCGGCGAGTAGGCGAGGCTCAGATCCCGCTGGGTGTTCGTCGGTTTCGTGGTTGCTATCTCGATCTTGCCGGGCGGATCACGTGATACTCCCGTGTATCGTCATCAAAACTCATACCAAGCGGTGCGGAAGGTAGTTGAAAAAGTTATGTGTGGTTCATCGGTTCGATGACTGTCGACTCCGGTGGGCTACACCGACGATGTCGACGCTGGTGCGGTACTGTCCTCGCTGGAGTCCGGAAGGAGTCGGAGGTCCTCGTCGGCGGCCCCAAG
This sequence is a window from Halohasta litchfieldiae. Protein-coding genes within it:
- a CDS encoding transcriptional regulator, yielding MADLNPIAKRIHNLTPKPIRLTLDDGTEAVFQMSSTQFFQQEFQAEATREDDDADYRLVSSEDNESILVGRSGADEDGWSMIGSVIEAEAAE